Proteins found in one Plasmodium coatneyi strain Hackeri chromosome 10, complete sequence genomic segment:
- a CDS encoding Helicase, producing the protein MKRRKGSDGDTSDDRLDATNSPNAPNARLSLIKDKSWSSESMFNSILYSNLSTEQIKIVQVPLNRNLCIIACPGSGKTSTLTARIIRSIIEKKKSVVCITFTNYAANDLKEKITKKVNCLIDLFLDADVRCKLFTDETSRKKCDTSSNIHSRTKLKVLHTVMFIGTIHSFCRYLLFKYKGPFKILTDFISSNVIKLAFSNFYASFLKGKSTQGVGGNCFGSGKDTGDDQKGSFDLLNFLNTLKEGFSKRDAQEIEDEAENEEGDDDNGEEDDRDDEDGDHFYNYLYHVNHANGQKDRFEHADIPSILKKKHILFLKKKIKLFKYVELYSLKVEMNPVEEKFYEEYKRILQSAKHIYYDFDDLLIETYRLMKGDLHIRDRILAEWNYMFCDEFQDINTTQFNILQFFANANCDGYSTGIGSSHRENHPNGEKHSSGSYEPDRGLTVIGDDDQSIYSFRGAHINVFDRIIKEHNCLLFKLGTNFRSTKEIVRVSCNLILHNASCRIEKQLQTNNVQGEKVNFHAFRTNNDQVSFILCQIIFLKKKYSYKFGDFVILSRTNRTLKETLKCMHSVDVRRRAVKFFHEMSKVEMHAAGCVSPGGDHPWTDVTPDTFKIPIKELNKKKSFFGSKEIVELITVLRFLLNVDDDIILKKAFKIIKNDKAVRGILEKLESSNVGRRAEDAEVSSTDTGGTDPYEESSPSLFNRIERISHWYILWKRNQLDGNEIHQLDIFTEEEIKKILDFFFCVNYFLKFASKANSVYSLVMEMLNKTGFVNRTLRRIRRRRGGQMEQPNQPDQPDQQYERRKRSFDECTGERDAGHADLVNELKIKQDLRTYFGLSEEDLAEQEMQNIFVLLEMTMEYKPNEINEKCSDCLISFLNDFKNDIHDRMLVEKVTLTTIHKSKGLEWKVVFIVNAMEGEIPQTAENNRDIIEERKIFYVGITRAKFFLYLLCFLQNNHTAERNTVSRFVSQMAI; encoded by the coding sequence ATGAAACGCCGCAAGGGAAGTGATGGTGACACGAGTGACGATCGGCTGGATGCAACGAATTCGCCGAATGCGCCAAATGCACGCCTCAGTCTAATCAAGGATAAGTCATGGAGCAGCGAAAGCATGTTTAATAGCATCCTCTACAGCAACTTATCtacagaacaaataaaaatagtgcAGGTTCCCCTGAATAGGAATTTATGCATTATTGCCTGTCCAGGGTCAGGCAAAACGTCTACGCTGACGGCACGCATTATCAGGAGCATCatcgaaaagaagaaatctGTTGTGTGTATAACGTTCACGAATTATGCAGCCAAcgatttgaaggaaaaaattacaaaaaaggtgaacTGCTTGATAGACCTATTTTTAGACGCAGATGTAAGGTGCAAACTCTTCACCGACGAAACGTCTAGGAAGAAGTGTGACACGAGTAGCAACATCCACAGTAGGACTAAGCTGAAGGTTCTACACACAGTCATGTTTATAGGAACGATTCACTCCTTCTGTAGGTATCTCCTGTTCAAGTATAAGGGGCCCTTTAAAATATTAACCGATTTTATCAGTTCAAATGTTATTAAATTAGCCTTTAGTAATTTTTACGCGTCTTTCCTGAAGGGGAAATCCACACAGGGTGTTGGAGGGAATTGTTTTGGGTCAGGCAAAGACACAGGGGATGACCAGAAAGGGTCATTCGATTTGTTGAACTTTCTAAACACCttgaaggaagggttcaGTAAGAGGGACGCGCAGGAGATCGAGGACGAGGCGGAAAACGAAGAAGGTGACGATGACAACGGTGAGGAGGACGATCGTGACGATGAGGATGGGGACCACTTTTACAACTACCTGTACCACGTCAACCACGCGAACGGGCAGAAGGACCGCTTCGAGCATGCAGACATACCAagtatactgaaaaaaaaacacatattatttttgaaaaaaaaaataaaacttttCAAATACGTGGAACTGTACAGCCTGAAGGTGGAGATGAACCCtgtggaggaaaaattctACGAGGAGTACAAAAGGATCCTGCAAAGTGCCAAACATATCTACTACGACTTCGATGATTTGCTTATCGAGACGTACAGACTGATGAAGGGGGATCTGCATATTCGGGATAGGATACTGGCCGAATGGAACTACATGTTTTGTGACGAGTTCCAGGATATCAACACAACGCAGTTTAACATTCTGCAGTTTTTTGCGAATGCAAATTGTGACGGATACTCGACGGGGATCGGGTCATCACACAGGGAAAACCATCCCAACGGGGAAAAGCATTCCAGTGGTTCTTACGAACCAGATAGGGGCCTCACCGTCATCGGGGACGACGACCAATCCATTTACTCCTTCAGGGGTGCCCACATTAACGTGTTCGACAGAATCATAAAAGAACACAACTGCCTGCTGTTCAAACTGGGTACAAATTTTAGAAGCACCAAAGAAATCGTACGAGTTTCCTGCAACCTCATCCTGCATAATGCCAGTTGTAGAATAGAAAAGCAGCTACAGACGAATAATGTGCAGGGAGAGAAGGTGAACTTTCATGCGTTCAGAACGAACAATGACCAGGTGTCCTTTATCCTATgccaaataatttttttaaaaaaaaagtacagcTACAAGTTTGGCGATTTTGTCATTCTGTCCAGGACGAACAGGACGCTGAAGGAGACCCTCAAGTGCATGCACAGCGTGGATGTGAGGAGGAGGGCCGTCAAATTCTTTCACGAAATGAGCAAGGTTGAGATGCATGCGGCAGGATGTGTTTCACCCGGGGGAGACCACCCTTGGACGGACGTAACCCCAGACACGTTCAAAATACCAATCAAAGAGCTGAACAAGAAGAAGTCCTTCTTCGGGTCGAAGGAAATCGTAGAACTGATAACCGTTCTCAGATTCCTCCTCAACGTGGACGACGACATCATATTGAAGAAGGcctttaaaattataaaaaatgacaaggCGGTTAGGGGCATATTGGAAAAGCTGGAAAGCAGCAACGTTGGCCGTAGAGCGGAAGATGCAGAAGTATCGTCAACCGACACGGGGGGGACAGACCCATATGAGGAAAGCAgcccctccctttttaaccGTATCGAGAGGATCAGCCACTGGTACATCCTCTGGAAGAGGAATCAATTGGACGGAAACGAGATCCACCAGTTAGACATATTcacagaagaggaaataaaaaaaattttagacttttttttttgcgtaaattattttttaaaattcgcATCAAAGGCTAACTCTGTGTATAGCCTGGTGATGGAAATGCTGAACAAAACGGGTTTCGTGAACAGGACTCTCAGAAGGATAAGACGAAGACGGGGCGGCCAGATGGAACAACCGAACCAACCGGACCAACCGGATCAGCAGTATGAACGGAGGAAGCGCTCCTTCGACGAGTGCACGGGTGAGAGGGATGCGGGCCACGCCGACCTCGTGAACGAACTAAAGATCAAGCAGGACCTCCGCACGTACTTCGGACTGAGCGAGGAAGACCTTGCCGAACAGGAAATGCAGAACATATTTGTCCTCTTAGAAATGACAATGGAATACAAGCCGAATGAGATAAATGAGAAATGTTCAGACTGTCTGATTTCCTTTCTAAacgattttaaaaatgacatACACGACAGGATGTTGGTAGAGAAGGTAACCCTGACGACGATACACAAGTCGAAGGGGTTGGAGTGGAAGGTGGTCTTCATTGTAAACGCTATGGAAGGGGAAATTCCCCAGACGGCGGAAAATAATAGGGACATAATTGAGGAGAGGAAAATCTTTTATGTAGGCATTACTAGGGCCAAGTTTTTCCTGTACCTGCTCTGCTTCCTGCAGAACAATCACACGGCAGAGAGGAACACCGTTTCGCGCTTCGTCAGTCAGATGGCCATTTAA
- a CDS encoding Rab1 protein has protein sequence MNEHRSRDYDYLYKIILIGDSGVGKSCILLRFSDDHFTESYITTIGVDFRFRRIKVGDKMVKLQIWDTAGQERFRTITSAYYRGADGIIIIYDTTDRNSFLHIKEWINEINKYTTEETCKLLVGNKSDCKDEMEITTTEGENKAKELGIPFIETSAKDATNVELAFTMITEELIKKKKKKNVSSLGVQQSKVKLSGEDHSPGALCSC, from the coding sequence atGAACGAGCACAGGTCACGGGACTACGACTACCTGTATAAGATAATTCTCATTGGAGACAGTGGGGTGGGGAAGTCATGTATCCTGTTACGCTTTTCAGATGACCACTTCACAGAAAGCTACATAACCACGATCGGAGTGGACTTCCGTTTTAGGAGAATAAAAGTGGGAGATAAAATGGTAAAGCTACAAATATGGGACACAGCGGGACAGGAGCGTTTCAGGACCATCACGTCAGCTTATTATAGAGGAGCCGatggaataataataatttacgACACGACCGATAggaactccttccttcacataAAGGAATGGATAAACgaaataaacaaatacaCAACTGAGGAGACGTGCAAACTGCTCGTTGGAAATAAGTCAGACTGCAAAGACGAAATGGAGATCACCACCACggaaggagaaaacaaaGCGAAGGAGTTAGGTATTCCTTTTATAGAAACGTCTGCCAAAGACGCTACGAATGTTGAGTTGGCTTTTACGATGATAACTGAGGAGCtgattaaaaagaaaaagaagaagaacgtCTCCTCACTGGGGGTGCAGCAATCCAAGGTGAAGTTGTCTGGCGAGGACCACAGCCCGGGCGCGCTCTGCTCCTGTTGA